One Amorphoplanes digitatis genomic window carries:
- a CDS encoding alpha/beta hydrolase-fold protein gives MNVRAVAEGDPDLAINRLRRQTDVDGTTVDRFLARHGAPVSEGRFCTFLYRGEADTVRLAQRIIDLPDRLPMHRLPGTDLWYVIVEMPTDSRVEYQIEVGRAGRTECHNDPLNPRLAHSPVGSSSVCSGPDYVVPDWTVPDPEAPPGQLDDLVVHSDTLTRDYPVTLYRPAGCCPTGNYRLLIVHDGGDFLRYAAARTVLDNLIHRRLMAETVVAFLHPKDRLNEYADSAEHAEFVTRELLPLLENDFPLAGDPSTRCLLGSSFGAVASLSMARRYPGTYGSLALLSGSFVSSRPDGAPHGGGPTFDPVVAFVDDYRRRPTRVADRVFVGCGAFEPLIVRQPSMLAAFRSTGMHVRYVESHDGHTWVNWRDRLCDALSWALPPG, from the coding sequence GTGAACGTCCGCGCCGTCGCGGAGGGCGACCCGGATCTCGCGATCAACCGCCTGCGGAGGCAGACCGACGTCGACGGCACCACCGTCGACCGGTTCCTGGCCCGGCACGGTGCGCCGGTGTCGGAGGGCAGGTTCTGCACGTTTCTCTACCGCGGTGAGGCCGACACCGTACGCCTGGCCCAGCGGATCATCGACCTGCCCGACCGCCTGCCGATGCACCGGCTGCCCGGCACGGACCTGTGGTACGTGATCGTCGAGATGCCCACGGACTCGCGGGTCGAGTACCAGATCGAGGTGGGCCGGGCCGGCCGGACCGAGTGTCACAACGACCCGCTCAACCCCAGGCTGGCGCACAGCCCGGTCGGCAGCTCGTCGGTCTGCTCCGGACCCGACTACGTCGTTCCGGACTGGACGGTGCCGGATCCCGAGGCGCCGCCCGGTCAGCTCGACGACCTGGTGGTGCACAGCGACACGCTGACCCGCGACTACCCGGTGACGCTGTACCGGCCGGCCGGCTGCTGCCCGACCGGGAACTACCGGCTCCTGATCGTGCACGACGGCGGCGACTTCCTCCGGTACGCCGCCGCGCGGACGGTGCTGGACAACCTGATCCACCGCCGGCTGATGGCCGAGACGGTGGTCGCGTTCCTGCATCCGAAGGACCGGCTGAACGAGTACGCCGACTCGGCCGAGCACGCCGAGTTCGTCACTCGCGAGCTGCTCCCGCTGCTGGAGAACGACTTCCCGCTCGCCGGCGACCCGTCGACCCGGTGCCTGCTCGGCTCCAGCTTCGGGGCGGTCGCGTCGCTGTCGATGGCGCGCCGCTACCCCGGCACGTACGGGTCGCTGGCGCTGCTGTCCGGCTCGTTCGTGTCCTCGCGCCCCGACGGCGCCCCGCACGGCGGCGGCCCGACGTTCGACCCGGTGGTCGCGTTCGTCGACGACTACCGCCGGCGGCCCACCCGGGTGGCCGACCGGGTGTTCGTCGGCTGCGGCGCCTTCGAGCCGTTGATCGTCCGGCAACCCTCGATGCTGGCGGCCTTCCGATCCACCGGAATGCACGTACGCTACGTCGAGTCGCACGACGGCCACACCTGGGTGAACTGGCGCGACCGCCTCTGCGACGCACTGTCCTGGGCACTCCCGCCCGGCTGA
- a CDS encoding TetR/AcrR family transcriptional regulator, with protein sequence MTVNRRYVSPRRQEQARQTRRAILDAAAKLFVDPGYAATPLTAVAAEAGVAVQTVYAVFGNKRQLLSDLVDVTLAGDDERVAMADRSFVADIRALTGLRARLTRFARHLAETHARQVPVMLALAGAATADADAAAIWRKNLEDRRRGMVMFAADLAATGEVLISQERAADVLWLAQDIRNYDWLVRERGWPVERFERWFVDGVTAVLCAPD encoded by the coding sequence GTGACTGTCAACCGGCGTTACGTCTCACCCCGGCGTCAGGAACAGGCCCGACAGACCAGGCGAGCGATCCTCGACGCGGCCGCCAAACTGTTCGTGGACCCGGGTTACGCCGCGACGCCGCTGACCGCCGTCGCCGCCGAGGCCGGCGTCGCCGTGCAGACCGTGTACGCGGTGTTCGGCAACAAACGCCAGCTGCTCTCCGATCTCGTCGACGTCACCCTGGCCGGCGACGACGAGCGGGTGGCGATGGCGGACCGGTCGTTCGTGGCCGACATCCGCGCGCTGACCGGGCTGCGGGCGAGGCTCACCCGGTTTGCCCGGCACCTCGCCGAGACCCATGCCCGGCAGGTGCCCGTGATGCTGGCGCTGGCCGGTGCCGCGACCGCCGACGCCGACGCCGCGGCGATCTGGCGCAAGAACCTCGAGGACCGGCGCCGCGGCATGGTGATGTTCGCCGCCGACCTCGCGGCAACCGGCGAGGTGCTGATAAGCCAGGAGCGGGCCGCCGACGTGCTGTGGCTCGCGCAGGACATCCGCAACTACGACTGGCTGGTCCGCGAGCGCGGGTGGCCGGTCGAGCGCTTCGAGCGCTGGTTCGTGGACGGCGTCACCGCCGTGCTCTGCGCGCCGGACTGA
- a CDS encoding methyltransferase domain-containing protein — protein sequence MADTATQRARNADFWARMAPGWVNQADRHDEIGRPLGAVALDWLRPQPGERVLDVGCGCGGTTAEIARAVAPSGSAVGLDLAEAMVATARDRFSGPGGAGPRFVAGDVETLDAVPGAPFDAVYSRMTLMLLADPVAGLTTVRRSMRAGARLAATAFRDGRANPWLPAAMLGAAAHLGPLPPLPIGDEPGPFAFADATRVTRLLTAAGFADIDIHPYDVTLDAPDDPEAVTEWLIEIGPAGAAYRDAVPTTQGYARAGAARLLERFRTTGTGYRLPTGLWLITARSDGSSRTTASGIGTNDENEA from the coding sequence ATGGCCGACACCGCCACGCAGCGCGCCCGCAACGCCGACTTCTGGGCCCGGATGGCGCCGGGGTGGGTCAACCAGGCCGACCGGCACGACGAGATCGGCCGCCCGCTGGGCGCCGTGGCGCTGGACTGGCTGCGACCCCAGCCCGGTGAACGGGTGCTGGATGTCGGCTGCGGGTGTGGCGGCACGACCGCCGAGATCGCGCGGGCCGTCGCCCCGTCGGGCAGCGCGGTCGGACTCGACCTCGCCGAGGCGATGGTGGCGACGGCGCGGGACCGGTTCAGCGGGCCGGGCGGCGCGGGGCCGCGGTTCGTCGCCGGTGACGTCGAGACGCTCGATGCCGTGCCCGGGGCGCCGTTCGACGCCGTCTACTCCCGGATGACGTTGATGCTGCTCGCCGACCCGGTCGCCGGCCTGACCACGGTCCGGCGGTCGATGCGTGCCGGCGCCCGGCTGGCCGCGACGGCGTTCCGCGACGGCCGCGCGAACCCCTGGCTGCCCGCGGCGATGCTCGGCGCGGCGGCACATCTGGGACCGCTGCCGCCGCTGCCGATCGGCGACGAGCCGGGGCCCTTCGCGTTCGCCGACGCGACCCGGGTGACCCGCCTGCTCACCGCCGCCGGCTTCGCCGACATCGACATCCATCCGTACGACGTCACGCTGGACGCGCCGGACGATCCGGAAGCGGTCACCGAATGGCTCATCGAGATCGGCCCCGCCGGTGCGGCCTACCGGGACGCCGTACCCACCACCCAGGGGTACGCCCGGGCCGGCGCGGCACGCCTGCTCGAACGATTCCGCACGACCGGCACCGGTTACCGGCTGCCGACCGGACTTTGGTTGATCACCGCCCGCTCAGACGGAAGCAGCCGGACGACGGCGTCCGGCATCGGTACGAACGACGAGAACGAGGCATGA
- a CDS encoding tetratricopeptide repeat protein, translated as MVIEDRIEQAREAYERTVYMGDISALVDAEKALDAVEADVALARGKILHARFQNATGDAGPPPAENPAELPLFERALELYRALGDTRGEAEALFWIGCLHQFIRRDNETAVPHLERSCRLAAETGDKWTQSEALRHLGIAAHAANRLDEAHEQLEESSRLRRDTGNLPGVASNMIGLAYIAAAQNRRTEALATLDEARAIALAHEAHAIVRHIEQARTTI; from the coding sequence ATGGTCATCGAGGACCGGATCGAACAAGCCAGAGAAGCGTATGAGCGAACGGTATACATGGGCGACATCAGCGCGCTCGTGGACGCCGAAAAGGCATTGGACGCGGTCGAGGCGGATGTGGCGCTGGCGCGCGGGAAGATCCTGCATGCGCGATTTCAGAACGCTACCGGCGACGCCGGGCCCCCGCCCGCTGAGAATCCCGCCGAGCTGCCGTTGTTCGAACGCGCCCTCGAGCTCTACCGGGCACTGGGCGACACACGAGGCGAGGCCGAGGCCCTGTTCTGGATCGGCTGCCTGCATCAGTTCATCCGGCGTGACAACGAGACCGCCGTACCGCACCTGGAGCGGTCGTGCCGGCTGGCGGCCGAGACCGGCGACAAGTGGACACAGTCCGAGGCGCTGCGGCACCTCGGCATCGCGGCCCACGCGGCCAACCGGCTCGACGAAGCTCACGAACAGCTCGAAGAGTCATCTCGCCTGCGCCGGGATACCGGCAACCTCCCGGGCGTGGCCTCCAACATGATCGGGCTGGCCTACATCGCCGCAGCCCAGAACCGTCGCACGGAGGCGCTGGCAACACTCGACGAGGCGCGAGCCATCGCCCTCGCGCACGAAGCCCACGCCATCGTGCGGCACATCGAACAGGCGCGAACAACGATCTGA
- a CDS encoding WD40 repeat domain-containing protein, translating into MFTDSDGGRPQVRPSTGGDTFVIQFSPDGRYLLSSHAGGRHRVWDLATRAPLAEWAGGDEPVFDVEPGTVVDFAGGLVHRTDVRTGRTRSQPWPYEFGCRMSGLDGRPEFLVTASKAEKVLVDVGTGAVRCTLSGAGERIGRGVLSSDGVWLATYSFSDREEPVRIWSTADGVERLTLPGGDVSEVVFLPGGGRCAVAGDDTTRVFDLGTGKVVARLDGATIALSGDGTRLAVTGGDDLDFGFDEADEDEGSDVVIYSTATWKPVVTLEETGSVGVLAFSPDGTHVATGHDDDSIIRVWDSVTGRLAYELSGVTREVHALAFSADGRRLSTVTDNEVRVWEIGAARPAYRLPAHRGEVHAVAYRPGGPLAVADDETVRFWDAATAAPAGALAVTGSPVLALAYSPDGAMLATAGADGVIHLWAADGTSVGVLSGQGRPAWYAAFHPGGRHLVVADDETVCLWDVTTGALVLPLAEVAGRVDAVAIAPDGHGFAIGSSDEYGSATLSLYRSAGTEPARPYTHTIGALAYSPGGALAVGSDESAVRVHADAGSADWDAAFEGHTGLIRSLAYSPDGRLLAVGCDNGTVHLWDAASRQRLAMLIALDDGGSATVPAGGEPVVDGSPNDEFWR; encoded by the coding sequence ATGTTCACCGACAGCGACGGCGGCCGGCCGCAGGTGCGGCCGTCGACCGGCGGCGACACCTTCGTGATCCAGTTCAGCCCCGACGGGCGGTACCTGCTGAGCTCGCACGCCGGCGGCCGGCATCGGGTCTGGGACCTGGCGACGCGGGCGCCCCTGGCGGAGTGGGCGGGTGGCGACGAGCCCGTCTTCGACGTCGAGCCCGGCACCGTCGTGGACTTCGCCGGCGGGCTCGTGCACCGCACCGACGTGCGGACCGGCCGGACGCGGTCGCAGCCCTGGCCGTACGAGTTCGGGTGCCGGATGTCCGGCCTGGACGGCCGGCCGGAGTTCCTGGTCACCGCGAGCAAGGCCGAGAAGGTGCTTGTCGACGTCGGCACCGGGGCCGTGCGCTGCACCCTGTCGGGGGCGGGCGAGCGCATCGGCCGGGGCGTGCTGTCGTCCGACGGGGTCTGGCTGGCGACGTACAGCTTCTCGGACCGGGAGGAGCCGGTGCGGATCTGGAGCACGGCGGACGGGGTCGAGCGCCTGACGCTCCCCGGCGGCGACGTGTCCGAGGTGGTGTTCCTGCCGGGCGGCGGGCGGTGCGCCGTCGCCGGGGACGACACCACCCGGGTGTTTGATCTCGGCACCGGGAAGGTGGTCGCCCGGCTCGACGGGGCCACGATCGCGCTGTCGGGCGACGGCACCCGGCTCGCCGTCACCGGCGGAGACGACCTCGACTTCGGCTTCGACGAGGCGGACGAGGACGAGGGCTCGGACGTGGTGATCTACTCGACGGCGACCTGGAAGCCGGTCGTCACGCTCGAGGAAACCGGCTCGGTGGGTGTGCTGGCCTTCAGCCCGGACGGCACGCACGTCGCCACCGGCCACGACGACGACTCGATCATCCGGGTGTGGGACAGCGTCACCGGCCGGCTCGCGTACGAGCTGAGCGGCGTGACCCGGGAGGTGCACGCGCTCGCGTTCAGCGCCGACGGGCGGCGGCTCAGCACGGTCACCGACAACGAGGTCCGCGTCTGGGAGATCGGCGCGGCACGGCCGGCGTACCGGCTGCCGGCGCACCGGGGTGAGGTCCACGCGGTGGCGTACCGCCCCGGCGGCCCGCTCGCCGTCGCCGACGACGAGACCGTGCGGTTTTGGGACGCCGCGACCGCCGCGCCCGCCGGCGCCCTGGCGGTGACCGGGTCACCCGTCCTGGCGCTGGCGTACTCGCCCGACGGCGCGATGCTCGCGACCGCCGGCGCGGACGGCGTCATCCATCTGTGGGCCGCCGACGGGACTTCGGTCGGCGTCCTGAGTGGACAGGGCCGGCCCGCCTGGTACGCGGCCTTCCACCCCGGCGGCCGGCACCTGGTGGTCGCCGACGACGAGACCGTCTGCCTGTGGGACGTCACGACCGGGGCGCTCGTCCTTCCGCTCGCCGAGGTCGCCGGCCGGGTGGACGCGGTCGCCATCGCGCCCGACGGCCACGGCTTCGCGATCGGCTCCTCCGACGAGTACGGCAGTGCCACCCTGTCGCTCTATCGGAGCGCCGGCACCGAACCGGCCCGGCCGTACACGCACACGATCGGCGCGCTGGCGTACTCGCCCGGCGGGGCGCTCGCCGTCGGCAGCGACGAGAGCGCCGTGCGGGTGCACGCGGACGCCGGCTCGGCCGACTGGGACGCGGCGTTCGAGGGCCACACCGGCCTGATCCGGTCGCTGGCCTACTCCCCCGACGGCCGGCTGCTGGCCGTGGGCTGCGACAACGGGACCGTGCACCTGTGGGACGCCGCATCCCGGCAGCGGCTGGCCATGCTGATCGCGCTCGACGACGGCGGATCGGCGACCGTGCCGGCGGGCGGGGAGCCCGTCGTGGACGGATCACCGAACGACGAGTTCTGGAGATGA
- a CDS encoding alpha/beta fold hydrolase, whose protein sequence is MDERRTVELHGHARAFRLLGTGPTVLLLVHGIGSDGLTWDAVAPAFAERYTVLVPDLLGHGRSAKPRADYSIGGYANGMRDLLGALDIDRVTVVGHSFGGGVAMQFAYQFPERTDRLVVVAGGGLGPQVSVAFRALTLPGASVALGLSHLPPSRLALGALRAAAGLVAPAALAADLNEAYTVHTGLRDPAARSAFLHVLRHVADWRGQLITMRDRAYLAQGLPALVVWGDQDHVLPVGHAEAAAELLPGARSVVLPGVGHFPHREAAEEFVRAVTDFIEETQPKSWDARRWRHLLQTHSGVARAVAVEDAVQ, encoded by the coding sequence ATGGACGAGCGGCGGACGGTCGAGCTGCACGGGCACGCTCGCGCGTTCCGGTTGCTGGGCACCGGCCCGACCGTCCTGCTGCTCGTGCACGGCATCGGATCCGACGGCCTGACCTGGGACGCGGTCGCGCCGGCGTTCGCCGAGCGTTACACGGTGCTCGTGCCCGACCTACTCGGACACGGCCGGTCGGCGAAGCCGCGGGCGGACTACAGCATCGGCGGGTACGCCAACGGCATGCGGGATCTGCTCGGCGCGCTCGACATCGACCGGGTGACGGTGGTCGGCCACAGCTTCGGCGGCGGCGTGGCGATGCAGTTCGCGTACCAGTTCCCGGAGCGGACCGACCGGCTGGTCGTGGTCGCGGGTGGCGGGCTCGGCCCGCAGGTGAGCGTGGCCTTTCGCGCGCTGACCCTGCCGGGCGCCTCGGTCGCGCTGGGCCTGAGCCACCTGCCGCCGTCCCGCCTGGCCCTCGGCGCGCTGCGCGCGGCCGCCGGGCTGGTCGCGCCGGCCGCGCTCGCGGCCGACCTGAACGAGGCGTACACCGTGCACACCGGGCTGCGTGACCCCGCCGCCCGGTCCGCGTTCCTGCATGTGTTGCGGCACGTCGCGGACTGGCGCGGACAGCTGATCACCATGCGGGACCGCGCCTACCTGGCGCAGGGCCTGCCGGCGCTGGTCGTCTGGGGCGACCAGGACCACGTCCTCCCGGTCGGGCACGCCGAGGCCGCCGCCGAGCTGCTGCCCGGTGCGCGGTCGGTGGTTCTGCCCGGCGTCGGGCACTTCCCGCACCGGGAGGCGGCCGAGGAGTTCGTCCGCGCGGTGACCGACTTCATCGAGGAAACCCAACCGAAGAGCTGGGACGCCCGCCGCTGGCGCCACCTGCTTCAGACACACTCCGGAGTCGCCCGGGCCGTGGCTGTCGAGGACGCGGTTCAGTAG
- a CDS encoding VOC family protein, which produces MSEEADKPVLMHTVLDATDVRGLAEFYRELLGLRYRPGDEPPSGEDWLVLVDGDGNRKLAFQRVPTLARPTWPSHDVPKQMHLDFRVPTVEELERHRRRAERLGAGLLHDRSEDPEEPLYVLADPAGHPFCILVGAK; this is translated from the coding sequence ATGAGTGAGGAGGCCGACAAGCCTGTACTAATGCACACCGTCCTCGACGCCACGGACGTCAGGGGCCTCGCCGAGTTCTATCGCGAGCTCCTCGGACTGCGATACCGGCCCGGCGACGAGCCTCCATCCGGCGAGGACTGGCTCGTCCTGGTCGACGGTGACGGCAACCGCAAGCTCGCCTTCCAGCGGGTTCCCACGTTGGCGCGTCCCACCTGGCCGTCGCACGACGTTCCGAAGCAGATGCATCTGGACTTCCGGGTGCCCACCGTCGAGGAGCTGGAGCGACACCGTCGACGAGCCGAGCGGCTCGGCGCCGGCCTGCTCCACGACCGCAGCGAGGATCCGGAGGAGCCTCTCTACGTTCTCGCCGACCCGGCGGGACATCCGTTCTGCATCCTCGTCGGCGCGAAATAG
- a CDS encoding carboxymuconolactone decarboxylase family protein — protein sequence MTTYLEHTTRIAPAEITGVKGALIKWMIEKKLGKVPTAVGVYWHNPKVLFASFGLGGKLQKWDACDEGLKSFAHMAVASLVGCTWCLDFNYFEARNKGLDVEKAREIPRWREADVFTALERDVLEYAEAMSQTPPTVTDELVQRLHAELGAPAVVELTSVIAFANMSTRGNVALGIESDGFAAACGLRPLAERPEVASAS from the coding sequence ATGACGACCTACCTGGAGCACACGACCCGTATCGCCCCGGCCGAGATCACCGGCGTCAAGGGTGCGCTGATCAAGTGGATGATCGAGAAGAAGCTGGGCAAGGTGCCGACGGCGGTCGGTGTCTACTGGCACAACCCCAAGGTGCTGTTCGCCAGCTTCGGCCTCGGCGGCAAGTTGCAGAAGTGGGACGCCTGCGACGAGGGCCTGAAGTCGTTCGCCCACATGGCGGTCGCGTCGCTTGTCGGCTGCACGTGGTGCCTGGACTTCAACTACTTCGAGGCACGCAACAAGGGGCTCGACGTGGAGAAGGCGCGCGAGATCCCGCGATGGCGGGAGGCGGACGTCTTCACCGCGCTGGAGCGCGACGTACTGGAGTACGCCGAGGCGATGAGCCAAACACCGCCGACCGTGACCGACGAGCTGGTGCAGCGCCTCCACGCCGAGCTGGGAGCTCCCGCCGTCGTCGAACTCACCTCGGTGATCGCATTCGCGAACATGAGCACGCGTGGCAACGTGGCGCTCGGCATCGAATCCGACGGCTTCGCCGCTGCGTGCGGTTTGAGGCCGCTGGCCGAGCGACCGGAGGTAGCGTCCGCGTCATGA
- a CDS encoding calcium-binding protein yields MPQALWRVRAVVTLAAAVAVSAPLSVAASPAQAVGKAGLLAVVDGTVIEYKTAKGKQSRITLTRNGDTVTVDDRVAIKVGAGCKRVKGDKTRARCTPATPPTRLRVYAYDRNDTIVDNTDLPITADGGTGHDKLTGGPGHDRLYGRSGNDVLKGRGGNDALYGEAGNDKLYGAAGDDGLDDGPGTDAAWGGTGSDSFTNGAGNDRFYGESGDDYYNSRQHAGRDADRYLGGPGVDSAGYTHYKSAVSLDLDGRKGDDGRKGEGDTIGADVENLLGGLGKDRLVGNGKANVLDGREGNDKLYGGGGNDTLLGHQGVDMLYGGAGNDTLLGHQGVDKIYGEAGDDWLDGNATPGVYDEYDEVTDLLDGGTNTAVGDTCVRLNLDRTKGCEKD; encoded by the coding sequence ATGCCACAGGCTCTTTGGCGGGTGCGTGCCGTCGTGACCCTGGCCGCGGCCGTGGCTGTCTCCGCGCCGCTCTCCGTGGCCGCCTCGCCGGCGCAGGCCGTCGGCAAGGCCGGTCTGCTGGCCGTCGTCGACGGCACCGTCATCGAGTACAAGACGGCCAAGGGGAAGCAGAGCAGGATCACGCTGACCCGCAACGGCGACACCGTCACGGTCGACGACCGCGTCGCCATCAAGGTCGGCGCCGGCTGCAAGCGGGTCAAGGGCGACAAGACCAGGGCGCGCTGCACGCCGGCCACGCCGCCGACCCGGCTGCGCGTCTACGCATACGACCGAAACGACACGATCGTCGACAACACCGACCTTCCGATCACCGCCGACGGCGGCACCGGCCACGACAAGCTCACCGGCGGCCCGGGCCACGACCGGCTGTACGGCCGCTCCGGCAACGACGTCCTCAAGGGCCGCGGCGGCAACGACGCCCTCTACGGCGAGGCGGGCAACGACAAGCTCTACGGCGCCGCCGGCGACGACGGGCTCGACGACGGCCCCGGCACGGACGCGGCCTGGGGCGGAACGGGCAGCGACAGCTTCACCAACGGCGCCGGCAACGACAGGTTCTACGGCGAGTCCGGCGACGACTACTACAACTCGCGGCAGCACGCCGGCAGGGACGCCGACCGCTACCTGGGCGGCCCGGGCGTCGACTCGGCCGGATACACCCACTACAAGAGCGCGGTGAGCCTCGACCTCGACGGCAGGAAGGGCGACGACGGCCGCAAGGGCGAGGGCGACACCATCGGCGCCGACGTGGAGAACCTGCTCGGCGGTCTCGGCAAGGACCGGCTCGTCGGCAACGGCAAGGCGAACGTCCTCGACGGCCGCGAGGGCAACGACAAGCTCTACGGCGGCGGCGGGAACGACACCCTGCTGGGCCACCAGGGCGTCGACATGCTCTACGGCGGCGCCGGGAACGACACCCTGCTGGGCCACCAGGGCGTCGACAAGATCTACGGCGAGGCCGGCGACGACTGGCTCGACGGCAACGCCACACCCGGCGTCTACGACGAGTACGACGAGGTGACCGACCTGCTCGACGGCGGAACGAACACCGCCGTCGGCGACACCTGCGTAAGGCTCAACCTGGACCGGACCAAGGGTTGCGAGAAAGACTGA
- a CDS encoding VOC family protein codes for MSDPIRLASVTLDCPDPKLLAVFYAEITGGTVTNSDEHWATVISGSGRMDFQRAAGYTPPIWPGPASSIQMHLEFYVDDRAAAEERVLRAGATKYEFQPNSEQCFVYADPAGHPFCLTTWSDMRP; via the coding sequence ATGTCCGATCCCATCCGGCTCGCCTCGGTCACGCTGGACTGCCCCGATCCGAAGCTTCTGGCCGTTTTCTATGCCGAGATCACCGGTGGCACGGTAACGAATTCGGACGAGCACTGGGCCACGGTCATCAGCGGAAGCGGCCGCATGGACTTCCAGCGGGCGGCCGGCTACACACCACCGATCTGGCCCGGCCCCGCCTCGTCCATCCAGATGCACCTCGAGTTCTACGTCGACGACCGCGCCGCCGCGGAGGAACGCGTGCTGAGGGCAGGAGCGACGAAATACGAGTTCCAGCCCAACAGCGAGCAATGCTTCGTGTACGCGGATCCGGCCGGCCACCCGTTCTGCCTCACGACCTGGAGCGACATGAGGCCCTGA
- a CDS encoding DUF808 domain-containing protein, whose amino-acid sequence MAGGLVALLDDVAVLVRAAAASIDDVGAAAAKAGTKAAGVVIDDTAVTPQYVRGLAAEREIPIVKRIALGSLRNKFLVILPAILLLSQFAPWLLTPILMLGGAYLCYEGAEKVWARIAHQDAHGADDETAKDEKVLIAGAVRTDLILSAEIMVITLNEVIDEPFWSRLAILALVAVAMTVLVYGVVGLIVKMDDAGLRLAQRSGATAALGRGLVKAMPRVLTVLTVVGTAAMLWVGGHILLAGTDELGLHFMYETVHHLEEAVHDATGALGGVAGWLVNTVASALLGLLVGALIVLVMTFTLHRRSRTETEAVTPDAPRD is encoded by the coding sequence TTGGCCGGTGGACTCGTAGCCCTGCTGGATGACGTCGCGGTGCTGGTTCGCGCCGCCGCGGCGTCCATCGATGATGTCGGGGCGGCCGCCGCGAAGGCCGGCACCAAGGCCGCGGGCGTCGTCATCGACGACACCGCCGTCACGCCGCAATATGTGCGGGGCCTGGCCGCCGAGCGCGAGATCCCGATCGTCAAGCGCATCGCCCTCGGCTCGCTGCGCAACAAGTTCCTGGTCATCCTGCCGGCCATCCTGCTGCTCAGCCAGTTCGCGCCCTGGCTGCTCACCCCGATCCTCATGCTCGGCGGCGCCTACCTGTGCTACGAGGGCGCCGAGAAGGTGTGGGCCCGGATCGCACACCAGGACGCACACGGTGCGGACGACGAGACCGCCAAGGACGAGAAGGTCCTGATCGCCGGTGCGGTGCGCACGGACCTGATCCTCTCGGCCGAGATCATGGTCATCACGCTGAACGAGGTGATCGACGAGCCGTTCTGGTCGCGCCTGGCGATCCTGGCGCTCGTCGCCGTCGCCATGACCGTCCTGGTCTACGGCGTGGTGGGCCTCATCGTGAAGATGGACGACGCCGGGCTGCGCCTGGCACAGCGCTCCGGCGCCACCGCCGCCCTCGGCCGCGGCCTGGTGAAGGCGATGCCGCGGGTGCTCACCGTGCTCACGGTGGTCGGCACCGCCGCGATGCTGTGGGTGGGCGGTCACATCCTGCTGGCCGGCACCGACGAACTCGGCCTGCACTTCATGTACGAGACCGTGCACCACCTGGAGGAGGCCGTCCACGACGCGACGGGCGCCCTCGGCGGCGTCGCCGGCTGGCTCGTCAACACGGTGGCCAGCGCGCTGCTCGGCCTGCTCGTCGGCGCGCTGATCGTGCTGGTCATGACGTTCACGCTGCACCGCAGGTCCAGGACCGAAACCGAGGCTGTCACCCCCGACGCACCCCGCGACTGA